A single window of Streptomyces sudanensis DNA harbors:
- a CDS encoding peptidase inhibitor family I36 protein, protein MKMKHNRALLAAVFTAALLTPTTAFAANTEASAPMSEQAAAADGNLYAWEHAWKGGRMAAWSGNSSNWSDRNMRNQASSVLNNGYAGAFGHVRLYWDAGYGGASYCLRNGEDLMDMRYDYFEHNGAGGGQSMNDNVSSHRWVGSC, encoded by the coding sequence ATGAAGATGAAGCACAACAGGGCCCTGCTCGCGGCGGTCTTCACGGCCGCGCTCCTGACGCCGACCACCGCCTTCGCAGCGAACACCGAGGCGTCGGCGCCGATGTCGGAGCAGGCCGCGGCGGCCGACGGCAACCTCTACGCGTGGGAGCACGCGTGGAAGGGCGGCCGAATGGCCGCCTGGTCCGGCAACAGCTCCAACTGGTCGGACCGCAACATGCGCAACCAGGCGTCGTCGGTGCTCAACAACGGCTACGCGGGGGCGTTTGGCCACGTGCGGCTCTACTGGGACGCCGGGTACGGCGGTGCCTCGTACTGCCTGCGCAACGGCGAAGACCTGATGGACATGCGCTACGACTACTTCGAGCACAACGGCGCGGGCGGCGGTCAGTCGATGAACGACAACGTCTCCTCGCACCGCTGGGTCGGCTCCTGCTGA
- a CDS encoding pyrroline-5-carboxylate reductase, with protein MEDDTVQRIGIIGAGEIGRAIVEGLRSGGDASPEVFLSPRGARVAAGLSERFEDVHVCSGNQEVVDRAELVIIAVRRQDRHEALAGLVVEDDRTVVSVMAGVAVDDLRRTLATGAPIVRAIPLPAVRERRSVTVTCPSHPVVDTLFGRLGGVLPVADEDAFNVFSALTGTLTAHYAYLAALTSWATGHGIAPDTADRYVRGLFRNVGRSLEDGTRSLHRLAADHETPRGSNERVRTAWFDPANAAALKEVLDGLLDDLR; from the coding sequence ATGGAGGACGACACCGTGCAGCGAATCGGCATCATAGGAGCGGGCGAGATCGGCAGGGCGATCGTCGAGGGCCTGCGCAGCGGGGGCGACGCGTCACCGGAGGTCTTCCTCTCCCCCCGGGGAGCCCGCGTCGCCGCCGGACTGTCCGAGCGGTTCGAGGACGTCCACGTGTGCTCCGGCAACCAGGAGGTGGTCGACCGCGCCGAGTTGGTGATCATCGCCGTGCGCCGCCAAGACCGCCACGAGGCACTGGCCGGACTGGTGGTGGAGGACGACAGGACCGTGGTCAGCGTGATGGCCGGCGTCGCCGTCGACGACCTGCGCCGGACCCTCGCCACCGGTGCCCCGATCGTCCGCGCCATCCCGTTGCCCGCCGTGCGCGAGCGCCGCTCCGTCACCGTGACCTGCCCCTCGCACCCGGTGGTGGACACTCTCTTCGGACGGCTGGGCGGGGTGCTCCCCGTCGCGGACGAGGACGCCTTCAACGTCTTCTCCGCCCTGACCGGGACCCTCACCGCCCACTACGCCTACCTCGCCGCGCTCACCTCGTGGGCCACCGGCCACGGCATCGCCCCCGACACCGCCGACCGGTACGTGCGCGGCCTCTTCCGGAACGTCGGCCGCTCGCTGGAGGACGGGACCCGCTCCCTGCATCGGCTCGCCGCCGACCACGAGACACCCCGAGGGAGCAACGAGCGGGTCCGCACTGCGTGGTTCGATCCGGCCAACGCCGCGGCCCTCAAGGAGGTCCTGGACGGCCTCCTCGACGACCTGAGGTGA
- a CDS encoding LysR family transcriptional regulator, translating into MSAGGTTEPSIHQLRLFLALSRELHFGAVAARLCITQSALSQQIRDLEKRLGVKLFERTSRSVSLTPDGRAMVPDAERVLDAMVLLRQTADSRQRQVSGRLVVGTIGAEAAMPSTRGVLSVLRDRHPRLAVELVSLSLIDHMSALLRQEVDVLFHRAPVPDGVEAHHLATEPRVACLPVDDPLAAASRLTLARLAGYPVVDMPEQVPRVWWDFWAVDPRPDGSAVRYGPVVPDLEALLHAVASGEAICFLPAAARDFFPRPGVRYVDVTDLSPSASVLAWLAGNRDEPTIRAVRQAARIFTRQAAVPPGGPAERLPSGASHVR; encoded by the coding sequence GTGAGCGCCGGGGGAACGACGGAGCCGAGCATTCATCAGCTGCGCCTCTTTCTGGCGCTGAGCAGGGAACTCCACTTCGGCGCGGTCGCCGCGCGCCTGTGCATCACCCAGTCCGCTCTGAGCCAGCAGATCCGGGACCTGGAGAAGCGGTTGGGGGTGAAGCTGTTCGAACGGACCAGCCGGTCGGTGTCCCTCACCCCGGACGGACGTGCCATGGTGCCCGACGCCGAGAGGGTGCTCGACGCCATGGTGCTGTTGCGCCAGACGGCCGACTCGCGGCAGCGCCAGGTCTCCGGACGGCTCGTCGTGGGGACCATCGGGGCCGAGGCCGCCATGCCGTCCACCCGCGGTGTGCTGAGTGTCCTGCGGGACCGTCACCCCCGGCTGGCGGTGGAACTGGTCAGTCTGAGCCTCATCGACCACATGAGCGCCCTCCTCCGGCAGGAGGTCGACGTGCTCTTCCACCGTGCCCCGGTACCGGACGGAGTGGAGGCGCACCACCTCGCAACCGAGCCGCGGGTGGCCTGTCTGCCCGTCGACGACCCCCTGGCCGCGGCGTCCCGCCTCACGCTCGCCCGGCTCGCCGGCTACCCCGTGGTCGACATGCCCGAGCAGGTGCCGCGGGTGTGGTGGGACTTCTGGGCGGTGGACCCGCGCCCGGACGGCAGCGCCGTGCGGTATGGCCCTGTGGTGCCGGACCTGGAGGCGTTGCTGCACGCCGTGGCCTCCGGGGAGGCCATCTGCTTCCTGCCCGCCGCGGCCCGTGACTTCTTCCCCCGCCCCGGTGTCCGGTACGTCGATGTCACCGACCTCTCGCCGTCCGCATCGGTCCTGGCCTGGCTCGCCGGCAACCGCGACGAACCCACGATCCGGGCGGTCCGGCAGGCCGCGCGTATCTTCACCCGGCAGGCGGCGGTGCCTCCCGGCGGACCGGCGGAACGACTCCCGTCGGGGGCGTCGCACGTCCGCTGA
- a CDS encoding ATP-binding protein, producing MSGSSLRAVGWARSLPLDSDVKTARDWTREHLRRLEWTADAPETVDAVLLAVSELVTNAHVHAHSNAQLVMTWDESCLHVAVHDASSDLPTPRPPSTESTGGRGMFLVDALADEWEARPCLDGKTVIACFRPPGAHRTDT from the coding sequence GTGAGCGGATCGTCACTACGGGCGGTGGGGTGGGCGCGTTCCCTGCCGTTGGACAGCGATGTGAAGACGGCCCGGGACTGGACCCGGGAACACCTGCGGAGGCTGGAGTGGACCGCCGACGCCCCGGAGACGGTGGACGCCGTGCTGCTGGCCGTCTCGGAACTGGTCACCAACGCCCACGTCCACGCCCACAGCAACGCGCAGTTGGTCATGACCTGGGACGAAAGCTGCCTGCACGTGGCGGTGCACGACGCCTCGTCGGACCTGCCCACGCCACGTCCGCCGAGCACCGAGAGCACCGGCGGGCGCGGCATGTTCCTCGTCGACGCCCTGGCCGACGAGTGGGAGGCGCGCCCCTGCCTCGACGGCAAGACCGTCATCGCCTGCTTCCGGCCGCCCGGCGCACATCGGACCGACACCTGA
- a CDS encoding stress protein: MTNPVKRTPLTTPPTSPAARAAEASAPRSRPVAAQPEGTSETTGRGTVEVITKVIELTGKLYQIVNNAIECNQNRSGCVKSLMEGSFYEAGQRYNVMVINDANRYSGNLHGVVYDAKVRGIHGTYRVIVFESGQFTNHGDGGWINRAFRGWFDRDGGYVNFYRSW, from the coding sequence GTGACGAATCCAGTGAAGCGCACCCCACTGACAACACCGCCGACATCCCCCGCCGCCCGCGCCGCCGAGGCGTCCGCGCCCCGGTCTCGGCCGGTCGCGGCCCAGCCCGAGGGGACGAGCGAGACCACCGGCCGCGGGACGGTCGAGGTGATCACCAAGGTCATCGAACTCACCGGCAAGCTGTACCAGATCGTCAACAACGCCATCGAGTGCAACCAGAACCGCTCCGGCTGTGTGAAGTCCCTGATGGAAGGCTCCTTCTACGAGGCCGGCCAGCGCTACAACGTCATGGTCATCAACGACGCCAACCGGTACAGCGGCAACCTCCACGGCGTCGTGTACGACGCCAAGGTCCGCGGCATCCACGGCACCTACCGGGTGATCGTCTTCGAGTCGGGCCAGTTCACCAACCACGGCGACGGCGGCTGGATCAACCGGGCCTTCCGCGGCTGGTTCGACCGCGACGGCGGCTACGTGAACTTCTACCGCTCCTGGTGA
- a CDS encoding TetR/AcrR family transcriptional regulator, with protein MTGRRRWSTEEILDTAVGLLRTSGAESFSVRKLAEALGTDSSSLYRHFRNKTELLRAVADRILLAAMDGHRPEGDWKQRITALSLRLREAFGEQPQLAAVWGRYGSGGTGSRRVMEEVLQALRASGLPDEEIPVRYHRLVILIAALIASEAGMSTVPPEEYEQGMEQFRVAVFGADPEHFPALAHFARGIRPLGADRRPAFEEILAAHLAHVEARIP; from the coding sequence ATGACGGGCCGAAGGCGATGGTCGACCGAGGAGATCCTGGACACGGCGGTGGGGCTGCTGCGCACGAGCGGCGCCGAGTCGTTCAGTGTGCGCAAGCTCGCCGAGGCGCTCGGGACCGACTCCTCCAGCCTCTACCGGCACTTTCGCAACAAGACCGAACTGCTGCGCGCGGTCGCCGACCGGATCCTGCTGGCCGCCATGGACGGGCACCGCCCCGAGGGCGACTGGAAGCAGCGCATCACCGCCCTGTCCCTGCGCCTGCGCGAGGCGTTCGGCGAGCAGCCCCAACTCGCCGCGGTGTGGGGGCGCTACGGTTCCGGCGGCACCGGCTCCCGACGGGTCATGGAAGAAGTGCTGCAGGCCCTGCGCGCTTCCGGTCTGCCCGACGAGGAGATCCCGGTGCGGTACCACCGCCTCGTGATCCTCATCGCCGCGCTGATCGCCTCCGAGGCCGGCATGAGCACCGTCCCCCCCGAGGAGTACGAACAGGGCATGGAGCAGTTCCGCGTCGCGGTGTTCGGCGCCGACCCCGAACACTTCCCCGCCCTGGCCCACTTCGCCCGTGGCATCCGCCCGCTCGGAGCGGACCGCCGGCCCGCGTTCGAGGAGATCCTCGCCGCCCACCTGGCCCACGTCGAGGCCCGGATCCCCTGA
- a CDS encoding helix-turn-helix domain-containing protein produces the protein MSSLRENVRNHRRRLGLSQEGLAEAAGLSVGVVRKIEQGGSAQVETIHMLARALGTTTSSLFATEAPDPLHHREGDGPKLSELRQALMPPIGLTSVVAQPTQAPPLSSIGRAIEDAHTFYHADRYDSVAKALPGILRNTEAAVALSEGEGERRQAVAVRARALLLTGKYLTQTRRYDMAYHALSRGIQDARDAGCQQIAATGVVGLSWLLLRQDRFDEVEHLATATADETEPQRLSKAKPAELALWGELLQRAASAAMRNNRPDVARDVRRMTATVASALSVEHTDFGSHWATFGPVTAEMKAIEDLSLIGDARGVLRRADDGFVGKAAMKRFGHPTSNNWDRHRLDVARAHVLLGSHQDAMEELSAIRRTSPEWLKHQTMARYIMRDILARRKRTLTRDMREMASHLEVSG, from the coding sequence ATGTCGTCGCTCCGGGAGAACGTCCGAAACCACCGACGCCGCCTCGGCCTGAGCCAGGAAGGGCTCGCCGAGGCCGCCGGCCTATCGGTGGGAGTCGTCCGCAAGATCGAACAGGGCGGTAGCGCACAGGTCGAAACCATTCACATGCTCGCCCGAGCCCTCGGTACCACCACATCGAGCCTCTTCGCAACGGAGGCTCCCGACCCCCTGCATCACCGGGAAGGGGACGGGCCGAAGCTCTCCGAACTGCGCCAGGCCCTCATGCCGCCCATCGGACTGACTTCAGTCGTCGCCCAGCCGACGCAGGCTCCACCTCTGAGCTCCATCGGCCGAGCGATCGAGGACGCGCACACCTTCTACCACGCCGACCGCTACGACTCCGTCGCGAAGGCCCTGCCAGGCATCCTGCGGAACACCGAGGCCGCGGTCGCGCTCTCGGAGGGCGAGGGGGAGAGACGCCAGGCTGTCGCCGTACGCGCCAGAGCCCTCCTCCTGACCGGGAAGTACCTCACCCAGACCAGGCGCTACGACATGGCGTACCATGCCCTCTCGCGGGGCATCCAGGACGCTCGGGACGCCGGCTGTCAGCAAATCGCGGCCACTGGAGTCGTCGGCCTGTCCTGGCTGCTCCTGCGGCAGGACCGCTTCGACGAAGTCGAGCACCTGGCCACCGCGACGGCCGACGAGACAGAGCCGCAGCGCCTGTCGAAGGCCAAGCCCGCCGAGCTGGCGCTCTGGGGAGAGCTCCTTCAGCGTGCGGCGTCCGCGGCGATGCGGAACAATCGTCCGGACGTCGCCCGAGACGTGCGGCGCATGACGGCCACGGTCGCGAGCGCGTTGAGTGTCGAGCACACCGACTTCGGCTCGCACTGGGCCACGTTCGGGCCGGTCACGGCGGAGATGAAGGCGATCGAAGATCTCTCTCTGATCGGAGACGCGCGCGGGGTTCTACGCCGGGCCGATGACGGTTTCGTGGGCAAGGCGGCGATGAAGCGGTTCGGCCATCCCACCTCGAACAACTGGGATCGGCACCGTCTCGACGTCGCGCGGGCTCACGTGCTGCTCGGGAGTCACCAGGACGCGATGGAGGAGCTGAGCGCGATCCGGCGGACCTCCCCGGAGTGGCTGAAGCACCAGACGATGGCGCGTTACATCATGCGCGACATCCTCGCCCGCAGGAAGCGCACCCTGACGCGGGACATGCGGGAGATGGCCTCCCACCTGGAGGTATCCGGGTAA
- a CDS encoding AMP-binding protein codes for MTRTAQPSYAHGTGDTPLLGHTIGADLARAVERFPDREALVDVPSGRRWTYAEFGAAVDELARALLASGVERGDRVGIWAVNCPEWVLVQYATARIGAIMVNINPAYRAHELAYVLDQAGVSLLVASLAHKTSDYRALVEEVRAGRTALRETVHIGDASWGALIARAASVGAAEPAAREALLSCDDPVNIQYTSGTTGFPKGATLSHHNILNNGFFVGEALGYTEEDRICLPVPFYHCFGMVMGNLAAVSHGACIVIPAPSFDPAATLRAVQQERCTSLYGVPTMFIAELNLPDFAAYDLSSLRTGIMAGSPCPVEVMKRVVTEMNMAEVSICYGMTETSPVSTQTRRDDDLERRTGTVGRVLPHVEVKVVDPASGTTLPRGEAGELCTRGYGVMLGYWDEPERTAEAVDRGRWMHTGDLAVMREDGYLQIVGRIKDMIIRGGENVYPREIEEFLYSHPKVADVQVVGVPDERYGEEVLACVIPRDPADPPTYEEIAAYCRDRLAHYKVPRRVEVLDAFPMTVSGKVRKVELRERYGRNPA; via the coding sequence GTGACCCGCACCGCACAGCCGTCGTACGCGCACGGCACCGGCGACACGCCCCTGCTCGGCCACACGATCGGCGCCGACCTGGCACGCGCCGTCGAGCGGTTCCCCGACCGGGAGGCGCTCGTCGACGTCCCGTCCGGGCGCCGCTGGACGTACGCCGAGTTCGGCGCCGCCGTCGACGAACTGGCCCGCGCGCTCCTCGCGTCGGGCGTGGAGCGGGGCGACCGGGTCGGCATCTGGGCCGTCAACTGCCCGGAGTGGGTGCTCGTCCAGTACGCCACCGCCCGCATCGGCGCGATCATGGTGAACATCAACCCCGCCTACCGCGCCCACGAACTCGCCTACGTCCTCGACCAGGCCGGGGTGAGCCTGCTCGTCGCCTCCCTTGCCCACAAGACGAGCGACTACCGCGCGCTGGTCGAGGAGGTGCGCGCCGGGCGCACGGCGCTGCGCGAGACCGTCCACATCGGCGACGCCAGCTGGGGCGCGCTGATCGCCCGCGCCGCCTCGGTGGGGGCGGCGGAGCCGGCCGCCCGCGAGGCGCTGCTCTCCTGCGACGACCCGGTCAACATCCAGTACACCTCCGGCACGACCGGCTTCCCCAAGGGCGCCACCCTCTCCCACCACAACATCCTCAACAACGGCTTCTTCGTGGGGGAGGCGCTCGGCTACACCGAGGAGGACCGGATCTGCCTGCCCGTGCCCTTCTACCACTGCTTCGGCATGGTCATGGGAAACTTGGCGGCGGTCTCCCACGGGGCGTGCATCGTCATCCCCGCGCCCTCCTTCGACCCGGCCGCCACCCTGCGCGCCGTCCAGCAGGAGCGCTGCACCTCCCTGTACGGGGTGCCGACGATGTTCATCGCCGAGCTGAACCTGCCGGACTTCGCCGCCTACGACCTGTCCTCCCTGCGCACCGGGATCATGGCCGGATCGCCCTGCCCGGTGGAGGTGATGAAACGGGTCGTCACCGAGATGAACATGGCGGAGGTGTCCATCTGCTACGGCATGACCGAGACCTCGCCCGTCTCCACGCAGACCCGCCGCGACGACGACCTGGAGCGCCGCACCGGCACGGTCGGCCGCGTCCTGCCGCACGTCGAGGTGAAGGTCGTCGACCCGGCGAGCGGGACGACCCTGCCGCGCGGCGAGGCGGGCGAGCTGTGCACCCGCGGCTACGGGGTGATGCTCGGCTACTGGGACGAGCCCGAACGGACCGCCGAGGCGGTCGACCGGGGCCGCTGGATGCACACCGGCGACCTGGCGGTGATGCGGGAGGACGGGTACCTCCAGATCGTCGGCCGCATCAAGGACATGATCATCCGGGGTGGCGAGAACGTCTACCCGAGGGAGATCGAGGAGTTCCTGTACAGCCACCCCAAGGTCGCCGACGTGCAGGTGGTCGGCGTGCCCGACGAGCGGTACGGGGAGGAGGTCCTCGCCTGCGTGATCCCCCGCGACCCGGCCGACCCGCCGACGTACGAGGAGATCGCCGCGTACTGCCGCGACCGGCTGGCGCACTACAAGGTCCCACGCCGCGTGGAGGTCCTGGACGCCTTCCCGATGACGGTGAGCGGCAAGGTCCGCAAGGTGGAGCTGCGGGAACGGTACGGGCGGAACCCGGCCTGA
- a CDS encoding serine/threonine-protein kinase, translating into MSGGQHHGGTVFQPLEEDDPRSVAGYRLAARLGAGGMGKVYLSYTPGGRPVAIKVIRPDFAQDAEFRRRFAREVQAAQRVQGLYTAPVIDADTDAREPWLATAYVPGPSLADAVRKHGPMPVDTVLLLVAGIAEALQVIHGAGIVHRDLKPGNVLLASDGPRVIDFGIARAADATSLTGSGVTVGTPSFMAPEQAAGGEVTPATDVFALGQVAAYAALGGPAFGEGASHGVLYRIVHEEPSLDGLPDRLRELVTRCLAKDPAGRPSVAEVLTMCHQASDQTALRRPEGWLPGAVAADITTRTAAPAPAAATTPPPPVA; encoded by the coding sequence ATGAGTGGTGGTCAGCACCATGGGGGGACCGTCTTCCAGCCGCTGGAGGAGGACGATCCTCGTTCCGTCGCGGGGTACCGGCTCGCGGCGCGCCTCGGCGCCGGCGGGATGGGCAAGGTCTACCTGTCGTACACGCCGGGCGGCCGCCCCGTCGCCATCAAGGTGATCCGGCCGGACTTCGCGCAGGACGCCGAGTTCCGGCGCCGCTTCGCCCGTGAGGTCCAGGCCGCGCAGCGCGTCCAGGGCCTGTACACCGCGCCGGTCATCGACGCCGACACCGACGCCCGCGAACCGTGGCTGGCCACCGCGTACGTCCCCGGCCCCTCCCTCGCCGACGCCGTCCGGAAGCACGGCCCGATGCCCGTCGACACGGTGCTGCTGCTCGTCGCCGGCATCGCCGAGGCCCTCCAGGTCATCCACGGCGCGGGCATCGTCCACCGCGACCTGAAGCCCGGCAACGTCCTCCTCGCCTCCGACGGGCCGCGCGTCATCGACTTCGGCATCGCCCGCGCCGCCGACGCCACCTCGCTCACCGGCAGCGGCGTCACCGTCGGCACCCCGTCGTTCATGGCGCCCGAGCAGGCCGCCGGCGGCGAGGTGACGCCCGCGACGGACGTCTTCGCGCTCGGGCAGGTCGCCGCGTACGCCGCGCTGGGCGGCCCCGCCTTCGGCGAGGGCGCCTCGCACGGGGTGCTCTACCGCATCGTGCACGAGGAGCCCTCCCTGGACGGTCTCCCCGACCGCCTGCGCGAACTGGTCACCCGCTGCCTGGCGAAGGACCCGGCCGGCCGCCCGTCCGTCGCCGAGGTGCTGACGATGTGCCACCAGGCCAGCGACCAGACGGCGCTGCGCCGCCCCGAGGGGTGGCTGCCCGGCGCCGTCGCGGCCGACATCACCACCCGCACCGCCGCTCCGGCTCCCGCCGCCGCCACCACGCCGCCCCCGCCGGTCGC
- a CDS encoding class I SAM-dependent methyltransferase has translation MPDTRSAAWDTYAASKPNRRETNARGEKTWFNWTQHPDHGPGATLLDLREGQSVLDLGCGSGGNLAHLATLGMRAVGVDVSHAQIAKARERWPDVDMEIHRGDALEFLAGRPTQFDAIFSVFGAAYFTDPDLMLPAVHKRLKPGGVFAMSQNPPIDGCYGCQASFIPRGPDEDPAIVKRWDYPSDVWAVLLKQHGFEEVAVTVLPAPEGRKKRIGTLLVRGRRGRG, from the coding sequence GTGCCTGACACCCGCAGCGCAGCGTGGGACACGTACGCGGCGAGCAAGCCCAACCGTCGCGAGACGAACGCGAGGGGCGAGAAGACGTGGTTCAACTGGACCCAGCACCCCGATCACGGGCCCGGCGCCACGCTCTTGGACCTGCGCGAGGGACAGAGCGTCCTCGATCTCGGATGCGGATCGGGTGGGAATCTCGCCCACCTCGCCACCCTGGGGATGCGCGCGGTGGGAGTGGACGTGTCCCACGCGCAGATCGCCAAGGCCAGGGAACGCTGGCCGGACGTCGACATGGAGATCCACAGGGGCGACGCCCTGGAATTCCTGGCGGGTCGGCCCACGCAGTTCGACGCGATCTTCTCCGTATTCGGCGCGGCCTACTTCACCGACCCTGACCTGATGCTCCCGGCCGTGCACAAGCGACTGAAGCCGGGCGGAGTGTTCGCCATGTCGCAGAACCCGCCCATCGACGGCTGCTACGGCTGCCAGGCGTCGTTCATCCCGCGCGGCCCGGATGAGGACCCGGCCATCGTGAAGCGTTGGGACTACCCGAGCGACGTCTGGGCCGTGCTGCTCAAGCAGCACGGCTTCGAGGAGGTCGCCGTCACCGTCCTGCCGGCCCCAGAGGGTCGGAAGAAGCGGATCGGCACGCTGCTCGTCCGCGGCCGGCGCGGACGCGGCTGA
- a CDS encoding IclR family transcriptional regulator yields MPSSRASSTDAARSAGTGGVQSLERAFDLLERMADAGGEVGLSELSAGSGLPLPTIHRLVRTLVACGYVRQQADRRYALGPRLIRLGESASRLLGTWARPHLARLVEETGETANLALLDGDEVVYVAQVPSGHSVRMVTEVGRRMLPHSTGVGKALLAHVPPEEVRALLARTGMPAATERTITTPEGFLAALERVRASGYAVDDGEQETGVRCLAVPVPDAPAPAAISVSGPAGRMTEAAEERFAPVLQEVARALAAALKNPSGPRSRR; encoded by the coding sequence GTGCCGTCGTCCCGCGCCAGCAGCACCGACGCCGCCAGGTCCGCCGGCACGGGCGGTGTGCAGTCCCTGGAACGCGCCTTCGACCTGCTGGAGCGGATGGCCGACGCCGGGGGCGAGGTCGGACTGAGCGAGCTGTCCGCCGGCAGCGGGCTGCCGCTGCCCACCATCCACCGGTTGGTGCGCACCCTCGTCGCCTGCGGGTACGTGCGCCAGCAGGCCGACCGGCGCTACGCACTGGGCCCCCGCCTGATCCGCCTCGGCGAGTCCGCCTCCCGCCTCCTCGGCACCTGGGCGCGCCCGCACCTGGCGCGGCTCGTCGAGGAGACCGGTGAGACGGCGAACCTGGCCCTGCTCGACGGGGACGAGGTCGTGTACGTCGCCCAGGTGCCGTCCGGGCACTCGGTGCGGATGGTCACCGAGGTGGGCCGGCGGATGCTCCCGCACTCCACGGGCGTCGGCAAGGCGCTGCTCGCGCACGTCCCGCCGGAGGAGGTGCGGGCGCTGCTGGCCCGTACGGGGATGCCCGCGGCCACGGAGAGGACCATCACCACGCCCGAGGGGTTCCTGGCGGCCCTGGAGCGGGTGCGGGCGTCGGGGTACGCGGTGGACGACGGCGAGCAGGAGACGGGAGTGCGGTGCCTGGCGGTGCCGGTGCCGGACGCGCCCGCGCCGGCGGCGATCTCCGTCTCGGGCCCGGCGGGGCGGATGACGGAGGCGGCGGAGGAGCGGTTCGCCCCCGTCCTCCAGGAGGTGGCCCGCGCCCTGGCGGCGGCCCTGAAGAACCCGTCCGGCCCCCGCTCCCGGCGCTGA
- a CDS encoding alpha/beta hydrolase has protein sequence MGGTTAATRPPEPDFSVITAGELRAYRDAENRFRASGAARAILGEPDTGAAIAWQEVALPGRDLPVRVHRPAPAGGGGTPVRTDLPLVVHVHGGGFVGTAVQCDWTNSRLAARLPALVVSVEHRLLAPGSPLSDAVDDGWDVLRHVVRHAARWGADPARAAVFGESCGALISALTAVRAREAGLELTAQVLVNPLVDVTGTMFDHPSIAEYGSSPARVLPQLRLLQRLAVPPGADARAVSPLYADDLSGLAPALVVVPTRDALADHGRRYAERLRGAGTLVRLSEYPGAKHAFLTLPGVEPQAGDARAEILAFLRAALVK, from the coding sequence ATGGGTGGGACCACTGCCGCGACACGGCCGCCGGAGCCGGACTTCTCGGTGATCACGGCCGGGGAACTGCGCGCCTACCGCGACGCGGAGAACCGCTTCCGGGCCTCCGGCGCGGCACGGGCGATCCTGGGAGAGCCGGACACCGGCGCCGCGATCGCCTGGCAGGAGGTCGCGCTGCCCGGCCGCGACCTGCCGGTCCGGGTCCACCGACCGGCCCCAGCAGGAGGCGGCGGCACCCCGGTCCGGACCGACCTGCCGCTCGTGGTCCACGTCCACGGGGGCGGCTTCGTGGGCACGGCGGTGCAGTGCGACTGGACCAACAGCCGCCTCGCCGCGCGGTTGCCCGCCCTCGTCGTCTCCGTCGAGCACCGCCTCCTCGCTCCCGGCAGCCCGCTGTCGGACGCCGTCGACGACGGCTGGGACGTGCTCCGGCACGTGGTGCGGCACGCCGCGCGGTGGGGCGCCGACCCGGCGCGCGCGGCCGTCTTCGGCGAGAGCTGCGGCGCGCTGATCAGCGCGCTGACCGCCGTCCGGGCCCGGGAGGCCGGCCTGGAACTCACGGCGCAGGTACTGGTCAACCCCCTGGTCGACGTGACCGGGACGATGTTCGACCACCCCTCGATCGCCGAGTACGGAAGCAGTCCGGCGCGGGTCCTGCCGCAACTGCGGCTCCTGCAGCGGCTCGCCGTCCCGCCGGGAGCCGACGCCCGTGCGGTCTCGCCGCTGTACGCGGACGACCTGAGCGGGCTCGCCCCGGCACTCGTGGTGGTGCCCACCCGGGACGCGCTCGCCGACCACGGCCGCCGCTACGCCGAGCGGCTGCGCGGAGCGGGGACCCTCGTGCGGCTCTCCGAGTACCCGGGAGCGAAGCACGCGTTCCTCACCCTGCCCGGTGTGGAGCCACAGGCCGGGGACGCTCGGGCGGAGATCCTCGCCTTCCTCCGCGCGGCCCTGGTGAAGTGA
- a CDS encoding GNAT family N-acetyltransferase: MCPRPARPADLPLLQGIERAAGEAFRALGMDAVADDDPPPLGTLEAYRAAGRVRVAEDGGRPVAYLLWDDVDGAVHIEQVSVHPDAARRGVGRALIGDLAADAAARGVPALTLTTFADVPWNAPYYARLGFRVLHEGELTDGLRAIRHAEAAHGLDRWPRVCMRRDLS, translated from the coding sequence GTGTGCCCGCGTCCCGCCCGCCCCGCGGACCTGCCGCTCCTCCAGGGGATCGAGCGCGCGGCGGGCGAGGCGTTCCGTGCGCTCGGCATGGACGCCGTCGCCGACGACGACCCGCCGCCGCTCGGCACCCTGGAGGCCTACCGCGCGGCGGGCCGGGTCCGCGTCGCGGAGGACGGCGGGCGTCCCGTCGCCTACCTGCTCTGGGACGACGTGGACGGCGCCGTCCACATCGAGCAGGTATCGGTCCATCCCGACGCCGCCCGGCGGGGCGTGGGCCGCGCCCTGATCGGCGACCTGGCGGCGGACGCCGCCGCCCGCGGCGTACCGGCGCTGACGCTGACGACCTTCGCAGACGTGCCGTGGAACGCCCCGTACTACGCCCGGCTCGGGTTCCGGGTCCTCCACGAGGGGGAACTCACCGACGGGCTGCGCGCGATCCGGCACGCCGAGGCGGCCCACGGCCTGGACCGCTGGCCGCGCGTCTGCATGCGCCGCGACCTGAGCTGA